Part of the Arsenicicoccus sp. oral taxon 190 genome, GGCTCCTGCGGGAAGCTCACCAGGAAGTAGTGCTTGCGCCCCTCGTAGACCAGCGAGCGCTCGACGATCTCGGAGTAGCGGGACACGTCGTTGTTGCCGCCGGACACGATCACGACGACGGTCTCGCCCGGCGCGACCTGCGCGATCGCCTCCCGCTCGCCACCCCCCAGCGCGGCCGCCGCGAGCGCGCCCGCCGGCTCCGCGATGATCCCGTCCACCTGGTAGAGGTCCAGCATCTCCGTGCAGATCTTGCCCTCGGGCACCTGCACCAGCTCGATCGACATCCCGCTCTCCCGCGCCTCCCGGACCAGGCCGTATGTCGTCTCCCCCGCCCGCCGCACCGCCGCCCCGTCGACGAAGGTGTCGATCGCGGGGAGCGTCACCGGCTCCCCCGCCGCGAGCGCCGCTGCCAGGCAGGCCGCCCCGGCGGGCTCGACGCCGACGACCCGGGTCCGCGGGTGGCGCTCGCGCAACCAGGCCACGCACCCGGCGATCATCCCGCCACCGCCGACCGGGACGACGAGCACGTCGGGGGCGCGGCCGAGCTGTTCGACGATCTCGAGGGCCACGGTGCCCTGCCCGGCGATGGTGCGGGGGTCGTCGAAGGCCGGGACCAGGGTCGCCCCGGTGACGGTGGCCTCGACGGCGGCCGCGCCGGCCGCCTCGTCGTAGGTGTCCCCGGTGACGACCAGCTCGACCGCCTCCCCGCCGAGGGACAGCATGCGGTCGCGCTTCTGGCGAGGGGTGGTGCTGGGGACGAAGATCCGGGCCCTGATGCCCA contains:
- the ilvA gene encoding threonine ammonia-lyase IlvA — encoded protein: MLSTLVPAVAVEEAAARIDGVVTRTPLHPAPRLGERVGADVWFKREDLQPVRSYKLRGAYHFVSQLAPEQRAAGVVCASAGNHGQGVAHACRELGIRARIFVPSTTPRQKRDRMLSLGGEAVELVVTGDTYDEAAGAAAVEATVTGATLVPAFDDPRTIAGQGTVALEIVEQLGRAPDVLVVPVGGGGMIAGCVAWLRERHPRTRVVGVEPAGAACLAAALAAGEPVTLPAIDTFVDGAAVRRAGETTYGLVREARESGMSIELVQVPEGKICTEMLDLYQVDGIIAEPAGALAAAALGGGEREAIAQVAPGETVVVIVSGGNNDVSRYSEIVERSLVYEGRKHYFLVSFPQEPGALRRFLDEVLGPEDDITLFEYVKRSNREIGPALVGVELGRPGDLPGLLRRLEESPIRVERVDPDSPFYRFLV